One Capricornis sumatraensis isolate serow.1 chromosome 8, serow.2, whole genome shotgun sequence genomic region harbors:
- the KRT25 gene encoding keratin, type I cytoskeletal 25, whose translation MSLRLPSGSRRASPRPTTGSLRLSGAGASFGAGNACSMPGIGSSFSCAFGSSSSGGNALGGNPCAGFTMNEGGLLSGNEKVTMQNLNDRLASYLENVRALEEANADLEQKIKGWYEKFGPGSCRGLDHDYSRYFPIIEDLKNQIIASTTSNANAVLQIDNARLTADDFRLKYENELALHQSVESDVNGLRRVLDEITLCRTDLEIQYETLSEELTYLKKNHKEEMQVLQCAAGGNVNVEMNAAPGVDLTVLLNNMRAEYEALAEQNRRDAEAWFNEKSASLQQQITEDVGATTSARNELTEMKRNLQTLEIELQSLLATKHSLECSLTETEGNYCAQLAQIQAQIGALEEQLHQVRTETEGQKLEYEQLLDIKVHLEKEIETYCLLIGGDDGACKSGGYKSKDYAAGNMGNQMKDPIKAIVVKKVLEEVDQRSKILTTRLHSLEEKSQSN comes from the exons ATGTCTCTTCGACTTCCCAGTGGATCCAGGAGGGCCAGTCCCCGTCCCACCACGGGCTCACTCAGGCTCTCCGGTGCAGGAGCCAGCTTCGGAGCTGGAAATGCTTGCAGCATGCCTGGAATTGGAAGCAGTTTCTCATGTGCCTTTGGGAGCAGCTCATCAGGAGGAAACGCCTTGGGGGGCAATCCCTGTGCTGGCTTTACTATGAATGAGGGGGGCCTCCTTTCTGGCAATGAGAAGGTGACCATGCAGAATCTCAATGACCGCCTCGCATCCTACCTGGAGAATGTCcgtgccctggaggaggccaacGCTGACCTGGAGCAGAAAATCAAGGGCTGGTACGAGAAATTTGGGCCCGGTTCTTGCCGTGGTCTTGATCATGACTATAGTAGATATTTCCCGATAATCGAGGATCTTAAAAACCAG ATCATTGCTTCCACCACCAGCAATGCCAATGCTGTTCTGCAGATCGATAATGCCAGGCTGACTGCTGATGATTTCAGACTCAA GTATGaaaatgagctggctcttcatcaGAGCGTAGAGAGCGATGTCAATGGGCTTCGCAGAGTTCTGGATGAAATCACCCTCTGCAGAACAGACCTGGAGATTCAGTATGAAACCCtgagtgaagagctgacttacctCAAAAAGAACCATAAAGAG gaaatgcaggttctgcAGTGCGCGGCCGGAGGCAACGTGAACGTGGAGATGAACGCAGCGCCCGGCGTGGACCTCACGGTTCTGCTGAACAACATGCGAGCCGAGTACGAAGCCCTGGCCGAGCAGAACCGCAGGGATGCTGAGGCTTGGTTCAACGAAAAG AGCGCTTCGCTGCAACAGCAGATCACTGAGGATGTGGGAGCCACCACCTCAGCCAGGAATGAGCTGACAGAGATGAAGCGCAACCTCCAAACACTGGAAATTGAACTTCAGTCTCTCCTAGCCACG AAACACTCCCTGGAGTGCTCCTTGACAGAGACAGAGGGCAACTACTGTGCACAGCTGGCCCAGATCCAGGCTCAGATCGGGGCCCTGGAGGAGCAGCTGCACCAAGTCAGGACTGAGACTGAGGGCCAGAAACTGGAGTATGAACAGCTCCTGGACATCAAGGTCCACCTGGAAAAAGAAATCGAGACCTACTGTCTCCTCATTGGTGGAGATGATGG GGCTTGCAAGTCTGGAGGTTACAAGTCTAAAGACTATGCAGCTGGAAATATGGGAAACCAAATGAAAG atcCAATCAAAGCCATTGTGGTTAAGAAAGTCCTTGAGGAGGTAGACCAGCGCAGCAAAATACTTACCACCAGGCTCCACTCCCTGGAAGAGAAATCTCAAAGCAATTAA
- the KRT26 gene encoding keratin, type I cytoskeletal 26, translating into MSFRLSGGSRRLCSQAGAGRLTGGRTGFRAGNVCSGLGAGSSFSGPLGSVSSKGSFSHGGGGLGSGVCTGFLENEHGLLPGNEKVTLQNLNDRLASYLDHVCTLEEANTDLEQKIKGWYEKYGPGSGRQLAHDYSKYFSVTEDLQRQIISVTTCNASIVLQNENARLTADDFRLKYENELALHQSVEADINGLHRVMDELTLCISDLEMQCEALSEELTYLKKNHQEEMKVMQGAAGGNVNVEINAAPGVDLTVLLNNMRAEYEDLAEQNREDAEAWFNEKSTSLHQQISDDAGAAMAARNELMELKRNLQTLEIELQSLLAMKHSYECSLAETESNYCHQLQQIQEQIGATEDQLQQIRMETEGQKLEHERLLGVKIFLEKEIEMYCKLIDGEGRKSRSTCYKSEGRGPKNSENQVKDSKEEAVVKTVVGELDQLGSVLSLRVHSVEEKSSKISNITMEQRLPSKVP; encoded by the exons ATGTCTTTTCGACTCTCTGGTGGATCCAGGCGGCTCTGCTCTCAAGCTGGCGCTGGTCGGCTAACTGGTGGAAGGACAGGCTTCAGGGCTGGAAATGTATGCAGTGGGTTGGGAGCAGGAAGCAGCTTCTCTGGCCCTCTTGGAAGCGTTTCTTCTAAAGGAAGTTTCTCTCATGGTGGTGGAGGGTTGGGAAGCGGTGTCTGTACTGGTTTTCTTGAAAATGAGCATGGCCTCCTCCCTGGGAATGAAAAGGTAACACTGCAGAACCTCAATGACCGCCTGGCATCCTATCTGGACCACGTGTGTACTCTGGAGGAGGCCAACACTGACCTCGAGCAGAAAATCAAGGGCTGGTATGAGAAATATGGGCCTGGTTCTGGCCGGCAACTTGCTCATGACTATAGTAAATATTTCTCAGTCACTGAAGATCTCCAAAGGCAG ATTATTTCTGTGACTACCTGTAATGCCAGCATTGttctacaaaatgaaaatgcCAGACTGACCGCTGATGACTTCAGGCTGAA GTATGAAAATGAGCTTGCTCTCCACCAGAGTGTTGAGGCTGACATCAACGGTCTTCACAGAGTTATGGATGAGCTGACTCTTTGTATAAGTGACCTGGAGATGCAGTGTGAAGCACTCAGTGAGGAACTGACATACCTCAAAAAAAATCACCAGGAG GAAATGAAAGTCATGCAGGGTGCAGCCGGGGGGAATGTGAATGTGGAGATAAATGCAGCCCCAGGAGTGGACCTCACTGTTCTGTTGAACAACATGAGGGCTGAGTACGAGGACTTGGCGGAACAGAACCGTGAAGATGCCGAGGCCTGGTTTAATGAGAAG AGCACATCGCTGCATCAGCAGATTTCTGACGATGCGGGAGCGGCTATGGCAGCCAGAAATGAGCTGATGGAACTGAAGCGCAACCTGCAAACCTTGGAAATAGAACTTCAGTCCCTCCTGGCCATG AAACATTCCTACGAATGCTCCTTGGCTGAGACTGAAAGCAATTACTGCCATCAGCTCCAGCAAATCCAAGAGCAGATTGGAGCAACGGAGGACCAACTCCAGCAGATTCGGATGGAAACGGAAGGCCAGAAGCTTGAGCACGAAAGGCTTCTCGGtgtcaaaatatttttagaaaaagaaattgaaatgtaTTGCAAATTAATAGATGGGGAAGGAAG AAAAAGCAGGTCCACATGTTACAAATCAGAAGGGCGTGGGCCCAAAAATTCTGAAAATCAAGTCAAAG actcAAAAGAAGAAGCTGTTGTCAAGACAGTGGTTGGGGAACTTGATCAGCTTGGCAGTGTCCTCTCACTAAGGGTCCACTCGGTTGAAGAAAAATCCTCAAAAATAAGCAACATTACAATGGAGCAACGACTGCCTTCTAAAGTCCCTTAA